In Brachypodium distachyon strain Bd21 chromosome 2, Brachypodium_distachyon_v3.0, whole genome shotgun sequence, one genomic interval encodes:
- the LOC100824991 gene encoding magnesium transporter MRS2-C isoform X3 translates to MEFTKPALMRRLDLPGRDLRMLDPFFAYPTTILARDRAIVCNLEHLRCIIAADEAFILLRDGGFGAEDARIRSCAAELQRRLVQAAGRRASDDSQVDGTPFEFIALRVALQDVCSLFESQTAELQSEGYLALDESKKIINVVSLERARLLKNRLAILTSRAEKVKTDFCHDVMVFSLLSLDGLSVKDEIEMLMDDDGDMAECCLTEKKRKMEASLLEKRIGESSNDSFESLDMNKFGTEELEMLLEAQFASIGSSINKLTMLMEYIKDTEGFINIELV, encoded by the exons ATGGAGTTCACCAAGCCGGCGCTCATGCGGCGCCTCGACCTGCCAGGGCGGGACCTGCGGATGCTCGACCCCTTCTTCGCCTACCCCACCACCATCCTCGCCCGCGACCGCGCCATCGTCTGCAACCTCGAGCACCTGCGCTGCAtcatcgccgccgacgaggcgtTCATCCTCCTGCGCGACGGCGGCTTCGGCGCGGAGGACGCGCGGATCCGCAGCTGCGCCGCCGagctgcagcgccgcctcgTGCAGGCGGCCGGCCGCCGTGCTTCGGACGACAGTCAGGTGGATGGCACCCCGTTCGAGTTCATCGCCTTGCGGGTCGCGCTTCAAGATGTCTGCTCCCTGTTCGAGTCCCAG ACTGCCGAGTTACAGAGTGAGGGTTATCTGGCGCTGGATGAGtccaaaaaaataatcaacgTCGTTAGCTTGGAACGTGCTCGGCTCCTAAAGAACAGACTGGCTATATTAACTTCGAGAGCCGAAAAGGTGAAAACGGACTTCTGTCATGATGTTATGGTCTTTTCACTTCTTTCATTAGACGGTTTGTCA GTAAAAGACGAGATAGAGATGCTGATGGACGACGATGGTGATATGGCTGAATGTTGCCTCacagagaaaaagagaaagatggAAGCGTCGTTGTTAGAAAAACGTATTGGTGAAAGCAGTAACGACAGCTTTGAGAGCCTAGACATGAATAAATTTGGTACAGAAGAACTGGAAATGTTATTGGAGGCTCAATTTGCGTCCATTGGAAGCAGTATCAACAAATTAACTATG CTGATGGAGTATATAAAAGACACAGAAGGTTTCATCAACATCGAGCTGGTATAG
- the LOC100825297 gene encoding magnesium transporter MRS2-C isoform X1, protein MEGGGGRSGVVVDIDAAVDDDGGSRTRPWVRVDAETGESEEMELSKQAVMRRMGVPARDLRALDPLLGYTASILARGYAIVCNLEQIRCIISSEEALVMRVQGDQGDDDAAARYADELKRRLAAGRHAAAGMPFELIAFGVALECISSVFKSETADIEIEAYPALDELAKKVSTLNLERARRLKSRLAALTKRVQRIRDEIEQLMDDDDDMADCYLTNKMRMDGSILGLNEGLERTGNNNGLFGRSSSAPLTTTVFPKKKDVLRNQLLKFELLLGSAGFVVGMFGVVPGVFGMDFEGVTLYKVPHAFEETIGITGACSLLMFGCFMWYLKRRLFF, encoded by the exons atggagggaggaggaggccggagcGGCGTGGTGGTCGACATAGATgccgccgtcgacgacgacggcgggtCCCGGACGCGGCCGTGGGTCCGCGTGGACGCGGAGACGGGCGAATCCGAGGAGATGGAGCTCAGCAAGCAGGCTGTGATGCGGCGTATGGGCGTGCCGGCGCGCGACCTCCGCGCTCTCGACCCGCTCCTCGGCTACACGGCCAGCATCCTCGCCCGCGGCTACGCCATCGTCTGCAACCTCGAGCAGATACGGTGCATCATCAGCTCAGAAGAGGCGCTCGTCATGCGAGTCCAAGGAGATCagggcgacgacgacgcggcggcAAGGTACGCCGACGAGCTCAAGCGCCGTCTCGCGGCGGGCCGCCATGCTGCTGCCGGCATGCCGTTCGAGCTCATCGCCTTCGGGGTCGCGCTCGAATGCATCAGCTCCGTCTTCAAGTCAGAG ACTGCGGATATAGAGATTGAAGCGTATCCAGCGTTGGACGAGTTAGCAAAAAAAGTCAGCACCCTTAACTTGGAACGTGCTCGGCGCCTAAAGAGCAGGCTGGCGGCATTAACTAAGAGAGTCCAAAGg ATAAGGGACGAGATAGAGCAATTGAtggacgacgatgatgatATGGCCGATTGTTACCTCACAAACAAGATGAGGATGGATGGTAGTATTTTGGGGTTAAACGAGGGCCTTGAGAGAACTGGAAATAATAATGGGTTATTTGGTCgatcctcctctgctccacTTACAACAACGgtcttccctaaaaaaaag GACGTCCTCCGAAACCAGTTGCTGAAATTTGAGCTGCTACTGGGCAGTGCTGGGTTTGTGGTTGGCATGTTCGGAGTTGTCCCAGGAGTTTTCGGCATGGACTTTGAGGGGGTGACCCTGTATAAGGTGCCGCATGCGTTCGAAGAGACTATTGGCATAACAGGGGCCTGTAGCCTACTCATGTTCGGGTGCTTCATGTGGTATTTAAAGAGGAGATTGTTTTTCTAG
- the LOC100824991 gene encoding magnesium transporter MRS2-C isoform X2 produces MEFTKPALMRRLDLPGRDLRMLDPFFAYPTTILARDRAIVCNLEHLRCIIAADEAFILLRDGGFGAEDARIRSCAAELQRRLVQAAGRRASDDSQVDGTPFEFIALRVALQDVCSLFESQTAELQSEGYLALDESKKIINVVSLERARLLKNRLAILTSRAEKVKDEIEMLMDDDGDMAECCLTEKKRKMEASLLEKRIGESSNDSFESLDMNKFGTEELEMLLEAQFASIGSSINKLTMLMEYIKDTEGFINIELNNVQNQLLKLELLLGSAAFVVATFAVVPGVFWMNFEGVKLYKVPHGFEETLVITGVCSLVMLGCFAWYLKRRMIF; encoded by the exons ATGGAGTTCACCAAGCCGGCGCTCATGCGGCGCCTCGACCTGCCAGGGCGGGACCTGCGGATGCTCGACCCCTTCTTCGCCTACCCCACCACCATCCTCGCCCGCGACCGCGCCATCGTCTGCAACCTCGAGCACCTGCGCTGCAtcatcgccgccgacgaggcgtTCATCCTCCTGCGCGACGGCGGCTTCGGCGCGGAGGACGCGCGGATCCGCAGCTGCGCCGCCGagctgcagcgccgcctcgTGCAGGCGGCCGGCCGCCGTGCTTCGGACGACAGTCAGGTGGATGGCACCCCGTTCGAGTTCATCGCCTTGCGGGTCGCGCTTCAAGATGTCTGCTCCCTGTTCGAGTCCCAG ACTGCCGAGTTACAGAGTGAGGGTTATCTGGCGCTGGATGAGtccaaaaaaataatcaacgTCGTTAGCTTGGAACGTGCTCGGCTCCTAAAGAACAGACTGGCTATATTAACTTCGAGAGCCGAAAAG GTAAAAGACGAGATAGAGATGCTGATGGACGACGATGGTGATATGGCTGAATGTTGCCTCacagagaaaaagagaaagatggAAGCGTCGTTGTTAGAAAAACGTATTGGTGAAAGCAGTAACGACAGCTTTGAGAGCCTAGACATGAATAAATTTGGTACAGAAGAACTGGAAATGTTATTGGAGGCTCAATTTGCGTCCATTGGAAGCAGTATCAACAAATTAACTATG CTGATGGAGTATATAAAAGACACAGAAGGTTTCATCAACATCGAGCTG AACAACGTGCAGAACCAACTGCTGAAATTAGAGCTGCTGCTGGGCAGTGCTGCATTTGTGGTGGCCACcttcgcagttgttccaggAGTCTTCTGGATGAACTTTGAGGGGGTAAAGCTATATAAAGTGCCGCATGGGTTCGAAGAGACGCTTGTCATAACAGGTGTTTGCAGCCTAGTCATGTTGGGATGTTTCGCGTGGTACCTGAAGAGGAGAATGATTTTCTAA
- the LOC100824991 gene encoding magnesium transporter MRS2-C isoform X1: MEFTKPALMRRLDLPGRDLRMLDPFFAYPTTILARDRAIVCNLEHLRCIIAADEAFILLRDGGFGAEDARIRSCAAELQRRLVQAAGRRASDDSQVDGTPFEFIALRVALQDVCSLFESQTAELQSEGYLALDESKKIINVVSLERARLLKNRLAILTSRAEKVKTDFCHDVMVFSLLSLDGLSVKDEIEMLMDDDGDMAECCLTEKKRKMEASLLEKRIGESSNDSFESLDMNKFGTEELEMLLEAQFASIGSSINKLTMLMEYIKDTEGFINIELNNVQNQLLKLELLLGSAAFVVATFAVVPGVFWMNFEGVKLYKVPHGFEETLVITGVCSLVMLGCFAWYLKRRMIF, translated from the exons ATGGAGTTCACCAAGCCGGCGCTCATGCGGCGCCTCGACCTGCCAGGGCGGGACCTGCGGATGCTCGACCCCTTCTTCGCCTACCCCACCACCATCCTCGCCCGCGACCGCGCCATCGTCTGCAACCTCGAGCACCTGCGCTGCAtcatcgccgccgacgaggcgtTCATCCTCCTGCGCGACGGCGGCTTCGGCGCGGAGGACGCGCGGATCCGCAGCTGCGCCGCCGagctgcagcgccgcctcgTGCAGGCGGCCGGCCGCCGTGCTTCGGACGACAGTCAGGTGGATGGCACCCCGTTCGAGTTCATCGCCTTGCGGGTCGCGCTTCAAGATGTCTGCTCCCTGTTCGAGTCCCAG ACTGCCGAGTTACAGAGTGAGGGTTATCTGGCGCTGGATGAGtccaaaaaaataatcaacgTCGTTAGCTTGGAACGTGCTCGGCTCCTAAAGAACAGACTGGCTATATTAACTTCGAGAGCCGAAAAGGTGAAAACGGACTTCTGTCATGATGTTATGGTCTTTTCACTTCTTTCATTAGACGGTTTGTCA GTAAAAGACGAGATAGAGATGCTGATGGACGACGATGGTGATATGGCTGAATGTTGCCTCacagagaaaaagagaaagatggAAGCGTCGTTGTTAGAAAAACGTATTGGTGAAAGCAGTAACGACAGCTTTGAGAGCCTAGACATGAATAAATTTGGTACAGAAGAACTGGAAATGTTATTGGAGGCTCAATTTGCGTCCATTGGAAGCAGTATCAACAAATTAACTATG CTGATGGAGTATATAAAAGACACAGAAGGTTTCATCAACATCGAGCTG AACAACGTGCAGAACCAACTGCTGAAATTAGAGCTGCTGCTGGGCAGTGCTGCATTTGTGGTGGCCACcttcgcagttgttccaggAGTCTTCTGGATGAACTTTGAGGGGGTAAAGCTATATAAAGTGCCGCATGGGTTCGAAGAGACGCTTGTCATAACAGGTGTTTGCAGCCTAGTCATGTTGGGATGTTTCGCGTGGTACCTGAAGAGGAGAATGATTTTCTAA
- the LOC100825297 gene encoding magnesium transporter MRS2-C isoform X2: protein MEGGGGRSGVVVDIDAAVDDDGGSRTRPWVRVDAETGESEEMELSKQAVMRRMGVPARDLRALDPLLGYTASILARGYAIVCNLEQIRCIISSEEALVMRVQGDQGDDDAAARYADELKRRLAAGRHAAAGMPFELIAFGVALECISSVFKSETADIEIEAYPALDELAKKVSTLNLERARRLKSRLAALTKRVQRDVLRNQLLKFELLLGSAGFVVGMFGVVPGVFGMDFEGVTLYKVPHAFEETIGITGACSLLMFGCFMWYLKRRLFF, encoded by the exons atggagggaggaggaggccggagcGGCGTGGTGGTCGACATAGATgccgccgtcgacgacgacggcgggtCCCGGACGCGGCCGTGGGTCCGCGTGGACGCGGAGACGGGCGAATCCGAGGAGATGGAGCTCAGCAAGCAGGCTGTGATGCGGCGTATGGGCGTGCCGGCGCGCGACCTCCGCGCTCTCGACCCGCTCCTCGGCTACACGGCCAGCATCCTCGCCCGCGGCTACGCCATCGTCTGCAACCTCGAGCAGATACGGTGCATCATCAGCTCAGAAGAGGCGCTCGTCATGCGAGTCCAAGGAGATCagggcgacgacgacgcggcggcAAGGTACGCCGACGAGCTCAAGCGCCGTCTCGCGGCGGGCCGCCATGCTGCTGCCGGCATGCCGTTCGAGCTCATCGCCTTCGGGGTCGCGCTCGAATGCATCAGCTCCGTCTTCAAGTCAGAG ACTGCGGATATAGAGATTGAAGCGTATCCAGCGTTGGACGAGTTAGCAAAAAAAGTCAGCACCCTTAACTTGGAACGTGCTCGGCGCCTAAAGAGCAGGCTGGCGGCATTAACTAAGAGAGTCCAAAGg GACGTCCTCCGAAACCAGTTGCTGAAATTTGAGCTGCTACTGGGCAGTGCTGGGTTTGTGGTTGGCATGTTCGGAGTTGTCCCAGGAGTTTTCGGCATGGACTTTGAGGGGGTGACCCTGTATAAGGTGCCGCATGCGTTCGAAGAGACTATTGGCATAACAGGGGCCTGTAGCCTACTCATGTTCGGGTGCTTCATGTGGTATTTAAAGAGGAGATTGTTTTTCTAG